In one window of Chloroflexota bacterium DNA:
- a CDS encoding (Fe-S)-binding protein has product MPITVNLFPTCLAGTFRATIVDAAATALRRAGAEVVRPQGLTCCGQPAFNAGDWENARRMAEHTIQVLEGYEGPVVMPAGSCAAMLRQHYAELFAEDPAWLPRARALAGRTYEFSEFLVDVLGVTDLGVAFPHRVTYHPSCHLLRALGVDHQPRALIAALHGAEFVELPHAEECCGFGGVFSAEFPEIAAAMLERKVANIAATEAEYCITADPSCLLHIQGGLNRAGVPTRMIHIAEVLAVNGG; this is encoded by the coding sequence ATGCCTATCACCGTTAACCTCTTTCCCACCTGTCTGGCAGGCACGTTTCGTGCCACCATCGTTGACGCTGCCGCAACGGCGTTACGTCGCGCCGGCGCCGAGGTGGTGCGCCCCCAGGGGCTGACTTGCTGCGGCCAGCCGGCCTTCAACGCCGGCGATTGGGAAAACGCCCGCCGCATGGCCGAGCACACCATTCAGGTGCTGGAAGGCTACGAAGGCCCGGTGGTGATGCCCGCCGGTTCCTGCGCCGCCATGCTGCGCCAGCACTACGCCGAACTTTTCGCCGAAGACCCTGCCTGGCTGCCCCGCGCCCGCGCCTTAGCCGGGCGCACCTACGAATTTAGCGAGTTTCTGGTCGATGTGCTCGGCGTGACCGACCTCGGCGTGGCCTTCCCCCACCGCGTCACCTACCACCCCTCGTGCCACCTGCTGCGCGCCCTCGGCGTGGACCACCAGCCGCGCGCCCTCATCGCCGCGCTGCACGGCGCGGAATTCGTGGAACTGCCCCACGCCGAAGAATGCTGCGGCTTCGGCGGGGTGTTCTCTGCCGAATTCCCCGAAATTGCCGCGGCCATGCTGGAACGCAAAGTCGCCAACATTGCCGCCACCGAGGCCGAATACTGCATCACCGCCGACCCCAGTTGCCTGCTGCACATCCAGGGCGGGCTGAACAGGGCCGGGGTGCCGACGCGCATGATCCATATCGCGGAGGTATTAGCGGTGAACGGTGGATGA
- the thrC gene encoding threonine synthase, whose protein sequence is MTTFSYRCSHCGATYAADVTYTCPECGGNLDVLLDYDALKPEAERLFAEPAGAKEASLWRYLPLLPVGDPGGEGTPLRRAGWTPTYTLPRLAASLGLQHFWLKDESPNPTASFKDRASAVVVARAREIGAEVVITASTGNAGAALAGMAAAVGHKAVILAPKTAPQAKIAQLLVFGAQVVLVDGTYDDAFDLSVAAAEKLGWYCRNTGYNPFTAEGKKTAAFEIYEQVIRPHGLKRLSVFIPVGDGNIISGVYKGFWDLHRLGLLETMPRLFGVQAEGSAAIAKAWAAGSEEIAPVAAHTLADSISVDLPRDGFRALRAVKETNGAYITVPDEAILAAIAEVGKTGVFPEPAAATAFAGLKAALAQGLIAPDEPVLVLSTGSGLKDVGAAMKAVPAAPVVPPDLDALSRLLAA, encoded by the coding sequence ATGACCACTTTTTCCTACCGCTGTTCTCATTGTGGCGCGACCTACGCCGCCGACGTGACCTACACCTGCCCGGAATGCGGCGGCAACCTGGACGTGCTGCTGGATTACGACGCGCTGAAGCCGGAAGCCGAGCGGCTGTTTGCCGAGCCCGCGGGCGCAAAAGAGGCTTCTCTGTGGCGCTATTTGCCCCTGCTGCCCGTAGGCGACCCGGGCGGCGAGGGCACCCCCCTGCGCCGCGCTGGCTGGACGCCCACTTACACCCTGCCGCGGCTGGCGGCTTCCCTTGGCCTGCAGCACTTTTGGCTGAAGGACGAAAGCCCCAACCCTACCGCCTCGTTCAAAGACCGCGCCAGCGCGGTGGTGGTGGCCCGGGCGCGGGAAATCGGTGCCGAGGTGGTCATCACCGCGTCCACAGGCAACGCGGGCGCAGCCCTCGCGGGCATGGCCGCCGCGGTAGGGCACAAGGCCGTCATCCTTGCGCCCAAAACCGCGCCCCAGGCCAAAATTGCCCAACTGCTGGTGTTCGGCGCGCAGGTGGTGCTGGTCGACGGCACCTACGACGACGCCTTTGACCTCTCGGTGGCCGCGGCGGAAAAACTCGGCTGGTATTGCCGCAACACCGGCTACAACCCCTTCACCGCGGAGGGCAAGAAAACCGCGGCTTTTGAAATCTACGAGCAGGTCATCCGCCCACACGGGCTGAAGCGGCTCAGCGTCTTCATCCCCGTGGGCGACGGCAACATCATCAGCGGCGTTTACAAAGGCTTCTGGGATTTGCACCGCCTCGGCCTGCTGGAAACCATGCCGCGGCTGTTCGGCGTACAGGCGGAAGGCTCCGCGGCCATTGCCAAAGCGTGGGCCGCGGGCAGCGAGGAAATCGCGCCCGTTGCCGCCCACACCCTGGCCGACAGCATCAGCGTGGACCTGCCCCGCGACGGCTTCCGCGCCCTGCGTGCAGTAAAAGAAACCAATGGCGCATACATCACCGTGCCCGACGAGGCCATCCTGGCCGCGATTGCGGAAGTCGGCAAAACCGGCGTGTTCCCTGAACCCGCAGCAGCCACCGCGTTTGCGGGCCTGAAAGCCGCCCTGGCGCAGGGGCTGATTGCCCCTGACGAGCCGGTGCTGGTGCTGAGCACAGGCAGCGGGCTGAAAGATGTCGGCGCGGCGATGAAAGCCGTGCCCGCCGCGCCCGTGGTGCCCCCCGATTTAGACGCTCTTTCGCGACTGCTGGCCGCGTGA
- a CDS encoding DUF167 domain-containing protein, producing MKRKFRFHNGKTGSALAVRVTPRASRDEIAEVLSDGTIRIRLTAPPVEGKANKALIKFLAKVLDVAPSRIEIVAGEGGRDKLVSIVDMDVEAAQRKIMEHLAQP from the coding sequence ATGAAACGAAAGTTCCGCTTTCATAACGGCAAGACGGGCTCGGCGCTGGCGGTGCGGGTGACGCCGCGGGCTTCCCGTGACGAAATTGCGGAGGTGCTGAGCGATGGCACCATTCGCATTCGCTTGACCGCTCCGCCTGTGGAGGGGAAGGCCAACAAAGCGCTCATCAAGTTCCTGGCCAAGGTGTTGGATGTCGCGCCTTCTCGCATTGAGATTGTGGCAGGGGAAGGTGGGCGCGACAAACTGGTTTCCATTGTGGATATGGATGTCGAAGCCGCGCAGCGCAAAATCATGGAACATCTGGCGCAACCTTGA
- a CDS encoding DUF4870 domain-containing protein has translation MSEQFETPQEVPAAEEITSDDKLWALLAYVFAPLVSIIIMLMEDKKNRPFIRKHSAQALILGIVGIVLAIVSGITIVLACLPLFWWIYLIYLGIKAYQGKDFDIPLVTDFVKNQGWA, from the coding sequence ATGAGTGAGCAATTTGAAACCCCGCAGGAAGTCCCCGCCGCCGAGGAAATCACCAGCGATGACAAATTGTGGGCGCTGCTGGCGTATGTGTTTGCGCCGCTGGTCTCCATCATCATCATGCTGATGGAAGACAAGAAAAACCGCCCCTTCATCCGCAAGCACAGCGCCCAGGCACTCATCCTGGGCATCGTGGGCATCGTGCTGGCCATTGTCAGTGGCATCACCATCGTGCTGGCCTGCCTGCCGCTGTTCTGGTGGATTTATCTGATTTACCTTGGCATCAAGGCTTATCAGGGCAAAGACTTCGACATTCCGCTCGTCACCGATTTCGTGAAAAACCAGGGCTGGGCATAA
- a CDS encoding YggT family protein, whose amino-acid sequence MIGFLVYLINIVANVLELVVVVDAVLSFFMHPLHPVRQALGRIVRPLLAPIQRVIPPIGGFDLSPIVLIFLIEIVRSVLVHFLLALAW is encoded by the coding sequence TTGATCGGTTTCTTGGTTTATCTCATCAACATTGTGGCGAACGTTCTGGAGCTCGTCGTTGTCGTGGATGCTGTGCTTTCCTTTTTCATGCACCCGTTGCATCCGGTTCGGCAGGCGTTGGGGCGCATCGTTCGTCCCCTGCTCGCACCTATTCAGCGTGTAATTCCTCCGATAGGTGGTTTTGACCTCAGTCCCATTGTGCTTATTTTCTTGATCGAGATTGTTCGCAGTGTCCTCGTTCATTTCTTGCTCGCGTTGGCATGGTGA
- a CDS encoding peptidase inhibitor I42 — protein sequence MKPRLWMLALAGLIWLGACGSTPHEVVLTESDNGSAITLKAGQVLVVRLAANPTTGYAWNLSAVDEAVLRPAGEAGYTPEPASQERLGAGGTAEWRFVAAGSGATTLKLVYARPWEKPPQPVQTFSVTVTVQP from the coding sequence ATGAAACCCCGCCTCTGGATGTTGGCCCTGGCAGGGCTTATATGGCTTGGCGCTTGTGGAAGCACGCCTCACGAAGTGGTCCTCACCGAAAGCGACAACGGCAGCGCCATAACGCTGAAGGCAGGCCAGGTGCTTGTGGTCCGGTTGGCGGCCAACCCCACCACAGGCTACGCATGGAACCTCAGCGCGGTGGACGAAGCAGTGCTACGCCCGGCCGGAGAGGCTGGCTACACGCCCGAACCCGCGTCGCAAGAGCGGCTTGGCGCAGGTGGCACAGCCGAGTGGCGCTTTGTGGCCGCGGGCAGTGGCGCCACCACCCTCAAACTGGTGTACGCCCGCCCGTGGGAAAAACCACCCCAACCCGTGCAAACCTTCTCGGTCACCGTCACCGTGCAGCCGTGA
- a CDS encoding iron-sulfur cluster-binding protein, translating into MMQDARCRMHDARCGMQDAGCTIRLPQYPTPPIPQYPNTSTPQYPVQPGNQVTTQPPTMSTLRQSIRHALANPALQAALDANAERRREARERAHASLPQPWETMRRRAAEVRADVLAHWDEVFDRFVANARRNGFHVHLAADAAEARRIVLDLVASQGEGPRLVVKSKSMVTEEIGLNAALETAGHKVIETDLGEFIIQLRHERPAHIITPAVHLRRQEVAQTFHDLLGMPYTEDVEAMTATARRHLREAFLQADVGISGVNFGIAETGGICIVTNEGNGRMVTTLPRLHIAVMGAERLVRTPTELALMLELLPRSATGQDLTVYTTLIHGPRREGETDGAPERHLVIVDNGRRRMAQTPLADGLRCIRCGACLNTCPVFQEIGGHAYVGRGGKPTPYPGPIGIVISPGLFGFEDYGNLPYLCTLCGACAEACPVEVPLPDLILQARRLSTEAAQATKAATQGKTAPPPLPHPLRAFLGLYARVATKPALFRLAQRALRPLARLAAPLSPLPFLRGVKAASRNSQLATRNSQFAIRNSPPTSHTPQPATRNSFTSALTALGGEVVPVPDMASAGEAIAAFLQREGLKRVWAWDEAHLPPEVVAALDAAGIAHPTAAFPWEDEAGIPQAGLTGALAGIAATGTLVLPAGPGRPQTASLLPEIHLAVLRAADIVPDLQTALALPAVTAASMTTLITGPSRTADIEMTLTIGVHGPRRVVVFLVG; encoded by the coding sequence ATGATGCAGGATGCAAGATGCAGGATGCATGATGCAAGATGCGGGATGCAAGATGCAGGATGCACCATTCGCCTTCCTCAATACCCCACGCCCCCAATACCCCAATACCCCAATACCTCAACACCCCAATACCCCGTTCAACCAGGCAACCAGGTAACCACGCAACCACCCACCATGTCCACCCTCCGTCAATCTATCCGTCACGCATTAGCCAACCCGGCGCTGCAGGCGGCCTTAGACGCCAACGCCGAGCGCCGCCGCGAAGCCCGCGAGCGCGCCCACGCTTCCCTGCCCCAACCGTGGGAAACCATGCGCCGCCGCGCCGCCGAAGTACGCGCCGACGTCCTCGCCCACTGGGACGAAGTCTTCGACCGGTTCGTCGCCAACGCCCGCCGCAACGGCTTCCATGTGCACCTGGCCGCCGACGCCGCCGAAGCCCGCCGCATCGTCCTCGATTTGGTGGCTTCCCAGGGCGAAGGGCCGCGGCTGGTGGTGAAATCCAAATCCATGGTCACCGAAGAAATCGGCCTCAACGCTGCCCTGGAAACCGCCGGGCACAAGGTCATCGAAACCGACCTGGGCGAGTTCATCATCCAGTTGCGCCACGAGCGCCCCGCCCACATCATCACCCCCGCGGTGCACCTGCGCCGTCAGGAAGTCGCCCAGACCTTCCACGACCTGCTGGGCATGCCCTACACCGAAGATGTGGAAGCCATGACCGCCACCGCCCGCCGCCACCTGCGGGAAGCCTTCCTGCAGGCCGACGTCGGCATCAGCGGAGTCAACTTCGGCATTGCCGAAACCGGCGGCATCTGCATCGTGACCAACGAAGGCAACGGGCGCATGGTGACCACCCTGCCCCGGCTGCACATCGCCGTGATGGGCGCGGAGCGCCTGGTGCGCACCCCCACCGAACTGGCGCTGATGCTGGAACTGCTGCCCCGCTCGGCCACCGGCCAGGATTTGACGGTTTACACCACCCTCATCCACGGCCCGCGGCGGGAAGGCGAAACCGACGGCGCGCCGGAACGCCACCTGGTGATTGTGGACAATGGCCGCCGCCGCATGGCGCAAACGCCCCTGGCCGACGGCCTGCGCTGCATCCGCTGCGGCGCGTGCCTGAACACCTGCCCGGTGTTCCAGGAAATCGGCGGGCACGCCTACGTTGGCCGCGGCGGGAAGCCCACCCCTTACCCCGGCCCCATCGGCATCGTAATCTCGCCCGGGCTGTTCGGCTTTGAAGATTACGGCAACCTGCCCTACCTCTGCACCCTCTGCGGGGCATGCGCCGAAGCCTGCCCGGTGGAAGTGCCCCTGCCCGACCTGATTTTGCAGGCGCGGCGGCTGAGCACCGAAGCCGCCCAGGCAACCAAAGCCGCCACGCAGGGGAAAACCGCCCCCCCGCCGCTCCCCCACCCGCTGCGCGCCTTTTTGGGGCTTTACGCCCGGGTGGCAACCAAACCGGCGCTCTTCCGCCTGGCGCAGCGAGCCCTGCGCCCCCTGGCGCGTCTGGCCGCCCCCCTCAGCCCCCTCCCCTTCCTGCGCGGCGTGAAGGCTGCCTCTCGCAACTCGCAACTCGCAACTCGCAACTCGCAATTCGCAATTCGCAACTCACCTCCCACCTCCCACACCCCGCAACCCGCAACCCGCAATTCTTTCACCTCCGCCCTCACCGCCCTCGGCGGCGAAGTGGTGCCCGTGCCCGACATGGCGAGCGCCGGGGAAGCCATCGCGGCCTTCCTGCAGCGCGAAGGGCTGAAGCGCGTGTGGGCATGGGATGAGGCGCATCTTCCGCCCGAAGTCGTTGCCGCCCTCGACGCCGCGGGCATCGCCCACCCGACCGCCGCTTTCCCGTGGGAGGACGAGGCAGGCATTCCCCAGGCCGGGCTGACCGGGGCGCTGGCAGGCATTGCCGCCACGGGCACGCTGGTGCTGCCCGCGGGCCCAGGCCGCCCTCAGACGGCTTCCCTGCTGCCCGAAATTCACCTTGCCGTGCTGCGCGCCGCCGACATCGTGCCCGACCTGCAAACCGCCCTCGCGTTGCCCGCGGTCACGGCGGCTTCCATGACCACCCTCATCACCGGCCCTTCCCGCACTGCCGACATCGAAATGACCCTCACCATCGGCGTGCACGGGCCCCGGCGGGTGGTGGTCTTCCTGGTGGGGTAG
- a CDS encoding CapA family protein produces the protein MPFRHRNLAFIALALLLMLTACSGSRQPQAPSPSPTSTPFIPVPPTATFAPTATPSPTTPPTPTATVTPSPSPTPATTTFLFVGNIVPARCVRAAADQRGDDHYIYAQVAPLIRKANFAVALLNTALTQSGIVTGCRRTFVLTGDPHHAQTLAWAGFDLVNVGTNHIRNCGWVGCGYRGFLETLENLHAAGLPTVGGGTDLNAALQPYVVTIHGVRFAFVSLNQLGFSWADADTPGTAPLTPENAQRSIALARQQADVVIALPHWGPEYEATPNYLERRAARWLVEAGADVIVGNHSHVVQGMQILGGVPVFYSLGNFVFDQTWSQETQQGVILTLTFEGQNMVSYAYTPVHIDGDGTVHIAPPEEAQAIMARIRAASLPPEDVP, from the coding sequence ATGCCTTTTCGCCATCGCAACCTTGCTTTCATTGCCCTGGCCCTGCTGCTCATGCTGACCGCTTGCAGCGGCAGCCGCCAGCCACAGGCCCCCTCACCTTCCCCCACATCGACGCCCTTCATCCCCGTGCCGCCCACAGCCACATTCGCGCCGACGGCCACGCCTTCCCCCACCACGCCGCCCACACCCACCGCCACGGTCACGCCCTCCCCAAGCCCCACACCCGCCACCACCACCTTCCTTTTCGTGGGGAACATCGTGCCCGCGCGCTGCGTGCGCGCCGCGGCCGACCAGCGCGGCGACGACCATTACATCTACGCTCAGGTTGCCCCCCTCATCCGCAAAGCCAATTTCGCCGTGGCACTGCTCAACACCGCCCTCACCCAAAGCGGCATCGTGACCGGTTGCCGCCGGACGTTCGTGCTCACGGGCGACCCTCACCACGCCCAAACCTTAGCCTGGGCGGGCTTCGACCTGGTCAACGTCGGCACCAATCACATCCGCAATTGTGGTTGGGTGGGGTGCGGCTATCGGGGCTTCCTGGAAACGCTGGAAAACCTGCACGCCGCGGGGCTTCCCACCGTCGGCGGCGGCACCGATTTGAACGCCGCGCTGCAGCCTTATGTGGTCACCATCCACGGGGTGCGCTTCGCTTTCGTTTCCCTCAACCAACTGGGCTTCTCCTGGGCTGATGCCGACACCCCCGGCACCGCGCCCCTCACGCCGGAAAACGCCCAACGCTCCATCGCCTTAGCCCGCCAGCAGGCCGACGTGGTCATCGCGCTGCCGCATTGGGGGCCGGAATACGAGGCAACCCCCAACTATCTGGAACGCCGCGCCGCCCGCTGGCTGGTGGAGGCCGGCGCGGACGTCATTGTGGGCAATCATTCGCACGTCGTGCAGGGGATGCAAATTTTAGGCGGCGTGCCGGTGTTTTACAGCCTGGGCAACTTCGTCTTCGATCAAACCTGGTCGCAGGAAACGCAGCAAGGCGTCATCCTGACCCTTACCTTTGAAGGGCAGAACATGGTATCCTATGCGTACACGCCAGTGCACATTGACGGCGACGGCACGGTGCACATCGCACCGCCGGAAGAAGCCCAAGCCATCATGGCGCGTATTCGGGCGGCTTCGCTGCCGCCGGAAGATGTGCCTTAA
- a CDS encoding branched-chain amino acid transaminase, whose amino-acid sequence MALPKFAYFEGKIVPYSEAKVGVMTHALNYGTAAFGGVRAYWNDEEQQLFIFRPHDHFKRLLRSARLLCMHFDHTPESLTQVLKDLLRAEDAHEDMYIRPLIYKADEMIGVKCHDMTDEITIFTVPFGRYVSNDTGAHVTISGWRRIDDNTIPARGKISGAYVNSALIKTDALRAGFDEALVLTQDGHISEGSAENIFMVRDGVLITPPVYENILEGITRRTIIQLAKEELGIEVVERPIDRTEVYICDELFMTGTAAQVTAVTKVDHRPVGDGVMGPITAKLRDLYDDVVRGKVPKYRHWNEPVYD is encoded by the coding sequence GTGGCACTTCCAAAATTTGCTTATTTTGAGGGCAAAATCGTGCCGTATTCCGAAGCCAAAGTTGGCGTGATGACCCACGCGCTGAACTACGGCACGGCGGCCTTTGGCGGCGTGCGGGCTTATTGGAACGATGAAGAGCAGCAACTCTTCATCTTCCGCCCTCACGACCACTTCAAGCGCCTGCTGCGCTCTGCCCGTTTGCTCTGCATGCACTTCGACCACACCCCTGAAAGCCTCACCCAGGTGCTCAAAGACCTCTTGCGCGCCGAAGACGCCCACGAAGACATGTACATCCGCCCGCTCATCTACAAGGCCGATGAGATGATTGGCGTGAAATGCCACGACATGACCGACGAAATCACCATTTTCACCGTGCCCTTTGGCCGCTATGTGAGCAACGACACCGGGGCGCATGTCACCATTTCGGGCTGGCGGCGCATTGACGACAACACCATTCCGGCGCGCGGCAAGATTTCCGGCGCGTATGTCAACTCAGCCCTCATCAAAACCGACGCGCTGCGGGCGGGCTTCGACGAAGCCTTAGTGCTCACCCAAGACGGCCATATTTCCGAAGGCAGCGCCGAAAACATCTTCATGGTACGCGACGGCGTGCTCATCACCCCGCCGGTGTACGAAAACATCCTGGAAGGCATCACCCGCCGCACCATCATCCAACTGGCGAAAGAAGAACTGGGTATCGAGGTCGTGGAACGCCCCATCGACCGCACCGAAGTCTACATCTGCGACGAACTCTTCATGACCGGCACCGCCGCGCAGGTCACCGCGGTCACCAAAGTGGACCATCGCCCCGTGGGCGACGGCGTGATGGGCCCCATTACCGCCAAACTGCGCGATCTTTACGACGACGTGGTACGCGGCAAAGTGCCCAAATATCGCCACTGGAACGAACCGGTTTACGACTAA
- a CDS encoding penicillin-binding protein, whose product MQHLPTILRARRRREAAARQRLSVRLRPWGLGLLMALGLVAASVVAGAAWGYASLTADLPSPDALPADLDAPNGLLLTPTRFWDASGTHLLAPSAPTPTYLTPDALPSYAVDALLAAVEPHFWQEGGYTGHFWQTNTPPGIAERLALRLLLYQEPPSLRRRLRARLLAAQLIDTYGHRRVLTWYLNIADFGHDLYGLEAASRAYFGKPAADLTLSEATLLAAALPDPAINPWDAPEQAERARQRLVMALLASGRITADQSAAALTTPPSIKPPPRDTPSPVLTLARSQLATRPWPIPSRGLDVATTLDTNLQAQADCLRQAVLHAAAEVPNCPAGRLLPPLLLEAPLPADADLEAVVLSAPDGEILALSAPPGPLQPHIPGSALAPWVYAVAFSRGFSPASLTWDVPAALPAGVEATNPDGKFHGPMRLRLALANDDIVPALHLLDQLGPQTVWATAARIGLPALQSQSESGFGLLLGSGHLTLPEIAHGAATFATLGQWSGFPVGETLQPAALLHAVDTHGNLRFAYQPSRRDVLSPGLAYLVTDVLADQAAKWPSLGHPNPLELGRPVAVHLGQATDGGVWVIGFTPRRVVAVYARGSSVAQSRDAALAYWHALARAALAEQPAEGWPRPPDVSEVTVCDPSGLLPTADCPNLVEEVFLQGREPTAPDNLYRRVAVDAETGLRATIFTPPQLVESRVFMIVPPEARAWARQAGLPLPPEGYDMVPATRPDPAANLTAPAPFTYVHGTVTLRGTAAGEDFAAYRVQVGQGLNPRRWLVVAEGKQPVEAGVLGQWDTRGMSGLYAVQLIVTDTQGRARTATLQVTVDQQPPQIDFARPLPHGTVPVPAGGALVVQADATDDLALAWVRLEVDGKPLATLYAPPYTFAARLSAGKHTLRLVAADAAGNQSTATETVTVSAPTR is encoded by the coding sequence ATGCAACACCTGCCTACCATTCTGCGCGCCCGTCGGCGGCGGGAAGCCGCTGCCCGGCAGCGTTTGAGCGTGCGCCTGCGCCCCTGGGGCCTGGGGCTGCTGATGGCGCTGGGGCTTGTGGCCGCGTCTGTGGTCGCAGGGGCCGCGTGGGGCTACGCGTCCCTCACCGCCGACCTGCCTTCCCCCGACGCCCTGCCCGCCGACCTCGACGCCCCCAACGGCCTGTTGCTCACCCCCACCCGCTTCTGGGATGCCAGCGGCACGCATCTCCTCGCCCCTTCCGCCCCCACCCCCACCTACCTCACCCCCGACGCCCTGCCTTCCTACGCGGTCGACGCGCTCCTGGCCGCGGTCGAACCGCATTTCTGGCAAGAGGGCGGCTACACGGGCCACTTCTGGCAAACCAACACACCACCCGGCATCGCCGAGCGGCTGGCGCTGCGCCTGCTGCTCTACCAGGAACCCCCTTCGCTGCGCCGCCGCCTGCGCGCCCGCCTGCTCGCCGCCCAACTCATCGACACCTACGGCCATCGCCGCGTCCTCACCTGGTACCTCAACATTGCCGACTTCGGCCACGACCTTTACGGCCTGGAAGCCGCCAGCCGCGCCTACTTCGGCAAACCCGCGGCCGACCTGACCCTCTCTGAAGCCACCCTGCTCGCCGCCGCGCTGCCCGACCCCGCCATCAACCCGTGGGACGCCCCTGAGCAGGCCGAGCGCGCCCGCCAACGGCTGGTCATGGCGCTGCTGGCTTCCGGGCGCATCACCGCCGACCAATCCGCCGCGGCCCTCACCACGCCTCCGTCCATCAAACCGCCCCCGCGCGACACCCCATCCCCCGTCCTCACCCTGGCGCGCAGCCAGCTCGCCACCCGCCCCTGGCCCATCCCCAGCCGCGGACTGGATGTCGCCACCACCCTCGACACCAACCTGCAAGCCCAGGCTGACTGCCTGCGCCAGGCCGTGCTGCACGCAGCAGCGGAAGTCCCCAACTGCCCGGCTGGCCGCCTGCTGCCCCCGCTGCTGCTGGAAGCCCCCTTGCCCGCCGACGCCGACCTGGAAGCCGTCGTGCTTTCGGCCCCCGACGGGGAAATTCTGGCCCTCAGCGCGCCTCCCGGCCCCCTTCAACCCCACATCCCCGGCAGCGCCCTGGCTCCGTGGGTCTACGCCGTGGCCTTCTCGCGCGGCTTTTCCCCCGCCAGCCTCACCTGGGATGTACCCGCGGCCCTGCCCGCGGGCGTCGAGGCCACCAACCCCGACGGCAAATTCCACGGCCCCATGCGCCTCCGGTTGGCCTTGGCTAACGATGACATTGTCCCCGCCCTGCACCTGCTCGACCAACTCGGCCCTCAAACCGTCTGGGCTACCGCGGCCCGCATCGGCCTTCCTGCCTTGCAAAGCCAAAGCGAAAGCGGTTTCGGGCTGCTCTTGGGGTCGGGGCACCTCACCCTGCCGGAAATCGCCCACGGCGCGGCCACCTTCGCCACCCTGGGGCAGTGGAGCGGCTTCCCGGTGGGAGAAACGCTGCAACCAGCGGCGCTGCTGCACGCGGTGGACACCCACGGCAACCTGCGCTTCGCTTACCAGCCCAGCCGCCGTGACGTCCTCAGCCCCGGCCTGGCCTACCTTGTGACCGACGTCCTCGCCGACCAGGCCGCCAAATGGCCTTCGCTGGGGCACCCCAACCCGCTGGAATTGGGGCGCCCGGTGGCCGTCCACCTGGGGCAAGCGACCGACGGCGGCGTATGGGTAATAGGGTTCACCCCCCGGCGGGTGGTTGCGGTGTATGCCCGCGGAAGTTCGGTCGCCCAAAGCCGCGATGCCGCCCTGGCCTACTGGCACGCCCTGGCACGCGCGGCGCTGGCCGAGCAGCCCGCCGAAGGCTGGCCGCGGCCGCCCGACGTCAGCGAAGTCACCGTGTGCGACCCGTCGGGCCTGCTGCCGACCGCCGATTGCCCCAACCTGGTGGAAGAGGTCTTCCTGCAAGGGCGGGAACCCACAGCGCCCGACAACCTCTACCGCCGCGTCGCAGTGGATGCCGAAACCGGCCTGCGCGCCACGATTTTCACACCGCCCCAACTGGTGGAAAGCCGGGTGTTCATGATCGTGCCGCCCGAAGCGCGGGCATGGGCCCGGCAGGCGGGGCTTCCCCTGCCGCCGGAAGGCTATGACATGGTGCCCGCGACGCGCCCCGACCCCGCCGCCAACCTCACCGCACCCGCGCCCTTCACCTACGTGCACGGCACGGTGACGCTGCGGGGCACCGCCGCCGGCGAAGATTTTGCCGCCTATCGGGTGCAGGTGGGGCAGGGGCTGAACCCGCGCCGCTGGCTGGTGGTCGCAGAAGGGAAGCAACCGGTGGAGGCCGGGGTACTGGGGCAATGGGATACGCGCGGCATGAGCGGCCTCTATGCCGTGCAACTCATTGTCACCGACACCCAGGGGCGGGCGCGCACCGCCACCCTGCAGGTTACCGTAGACCAGCAGCCGCCCCAAATCGACTTTGCCCGCCCCCTGCCCCACGGAACTGTGCCGGTGCCCGCGGGCGGGGCGCTCGTCGTGCAGGCCGACGCCACCGACGACCTGGCGCTGGCGTGGGTGCGGCTGGAAGTGGACGGCAAGCCCCTGGCCACCCTCTACGCGCCGCCTTACACCTTCGCCGCCCGCCTGAGCGCCGGGAAACACACCCTGCGGCTGGTCGCAGCCGATGCCGCGGGCAATCAGAGCACCGCGACCGAAACGGTGACGGTGAGCGCCCCCACGCGGTAG